A single Lactuca sativa cultivar Salinas chromosome 8, Lsat_Salinas_v11, whole genome shotgun sequence DNA region contains:
- the LOC111886572 gene encoding putative respiratory burst oxidase homolog protein H — protein sequence MDQKSFAANAKDRASKRITDNGSRQGGLLPILSRNSSKAKSTRKKALPGGGAPKMGRTTSSAAKGLNSLRFLDRTVTGKEGDAWRAIDRRFNQFSVDGKLPRDKFGICVGMGDSIEFAGELYDAMARRRNIDAEGGLTKDQVRSFWEEMTKKDLDARLSIFFDMCDKNGDGILSEDEVKEVLIMSAAANKLSNFKNQAGTYAALIMDELDPDHRGYIEMWQLEILLTGMVSNETNPQLTNIKKKNEETTILVKTMIPSKYRNPISRRINEWTEAVIDNRKRIFVVILLLLLNIALFAWKFHQYSLLPTFQVMGYCVCTAKAAGETLKLNMALILVPVCRRTLTALRETFLGKIFPFDDNINFHKVIAVFIVIGTIAHTVAHLGCNFIRITTCPADTFQRVYGNLLAAQPTYVDLLLTVPGCTGILMDVMMFFCFLLATHAFRRNVIHLPWPFNHLAGFTSFWYAHHLLVIVYILLILHGYFLVFATFWYNKTTWMYLVVPMLMYSTERVFTAGDHQHRVNIVKAIIYTGNVLALYMSRPHGFKYKSGMYLFVKCPDISGVEWHPFSITSAPGDDYLSVHIRTLGDWTTALKEEFAKACEPPPQKPQVAASSSRAIKGNLVRLETKANVNIPIEEAQAVYPKIIIKGPYGAPAQDYRKYDILLLIGLGIGATPFISILKDLLNHQREAVGFEEKGPDRAYFYWVTREQGSFEWFKGVMDDIAEYDKNHLIEMHTYLTCVHEEGDARSALIAMVQSLQHAKNGVDVVSQSRIRTHFSRPNWKRVFNTLASNHDSARVGVFYCGAPTLVRPLESLAKELSIETSTRFDFHKENF from the exons ATGGATCAAAAATCATTTGCAGCAAATGCTAAAGACCGAGCATCAAAACGTATCACAGATAATGGAAGCAGGCAAGGCGGGTTGCTACCAATATTAAGCCGCAACTCTAGTAAGGCAAAATCTACCCGAAAGAAGGCTCTCCCTGGTGGTGGAGCGCCTAAGATGGGCCGAACAACCTCAAGTGCAGCCAAAGGGCTTAACAGCTTGCGGTTTCTTGATAGAACGGTAACTGGAAAAGAAGGGGATGCATGGAGAGCAATTGATCGACGTTTCAATCAGTTTTCGGTGGATGGAAAGCTGCCTAGAGATAAATTCGGAATTTGTGTTG GAATGGGAGATAGCATTGAGTTTGCGGGAGAATTGTATGATGCCATGGCTAGGCGTAGGAACATTGACGCCGAAGGTGGGCTCACTAAAGATCAAGTCAGGAGTTTTTGGGAAGAGATGACAAAGAAAGACCTTGACGCTCGGCTTAGCATCTTTTTTGACAT GTGTGACAAGAACGGAGATGGGATATTATCAGAAGATGAGGTAAAAGAG GTACTTATAATGAGCGCTGCGGCAAACAAGCTTTCGAATTTCAAGAACCAAGCCGGGACCTATGCAGCTCTAATCATGGACGAGTTGGATCCCGACCACCGTGGCTACATAGAG ATGTGGCAACTTGAAATCCTGCTTACGGGTATGGTATCAAATGAAACAAACCCCCAATTAACGAAcatcaagaagaagaatgaagAAACCACAATTCTAGTAAAAACGATGATCCCATCAAAGTATCGCAATCCAATTAGCAGACGCATTAACGAATGGACAGAAGCTGTAATAGATAACCGGAAAAGAATATTCGTAGTAATTTTACTCCTCCTTCTTAACATCGCGCTTTTTGCATGGAAATTCCATCAGTATAGCCTATTGCCAACGTTCCAAGTCATGGGTTATTGTGTATGTACAGCCAAGGCTGCGGGTGAAACCCTAAAGCTTAACATGGCTCTAATTCTCGTTCCAGTTTGCAGAAGAACACTCACTGCGTTACGTGAAACGTTTCTTGGCAAAATTTTCCCTTTTGACGATAACATTAACTTCCACAAAGTCATTGCGGTTTTCATTGTAATTGGCACTATAGCTCATACTGTTGCTCACTTGGGTTGCAATTTTATACGGATTACCACTTGCCCTGCGGACACTTTCCAGCGTGTTTATGGTAATTTGCTGGCAGCGCAGCCAACATACGTGGACTTACTACTCACAGTCCCAGGATGTACGGGGATCCTAATGGATGTTATGATGTTCTTTTGCTTTCTCCTAGCGACACACGCTTTCAGGAGGAATGTGATCCATTTGCCATGGCCGTTTAACCACTTAGCAGGTTTTACTTCCTTTTGGTATGCTCATCATCTTCTGGTCATCGTATACATCTTGTTGATCCTTCATGGATACTTCCTGGTCTTTGCCACATTTTGGTATAATAAAACA ACATGGATGTATCTTGTGGTCCCGATGCTAATGTATTCAACTGAGAGAGTCTTTACCGCCGGTGATCATCAACATCGAGTCAATATCGTTAAG GCTATCATATACACCGGAAACGTGCTAGCGCTCTACATGAGTAGACCCCATGGATTCAAGTACAAGAGCGGGATGTATCTCTTTGTTAAATGTCCAGATATATCAGGCGTTGAATG GCATCCATTCTCCATTACTTCTGCACCTGGAGACGACTACTTAAGCGTACATATCCGGACCTTAGGAGATTGGACAACGGCCCTTAAAGAAGAATTCGCGAAG GCCTGCGAGCCTCCACCACAAAAACCTCAAGTTGCTGCTTCTTCTTCAAGAGCTATAAAAGGAAACCTTGTTCGATTGGAAACTAAAGCGAATGTAAATATTCCTATAGAGGAAGCACAAGCAGT GTACCCTAAAATTATCATCAAAGGACCATATGGAGCGCCGGCTCAGGATTATAGAAAATACGACATCCTATTACTAATTGGCTTGGGTATAGGAGCCACTCCATTCATAAGCATTTTGAAAGATCTCCTAAACCACCAAAGAGAAGCAGTA GGTTTTGAGGAGAAGGGCCCAGATCGAGCATACTTCTATTGGGTGACGAGGGAGCAAGGCTCGTTCGAATGGTTCAAAGGAGTTATGGATGATATTGCAGAGTACGATAAAAAT CATCTGATCGAAATGCATACCTACTTAACCTGTGTTCATGAAGAAGGAGATGCACGATCGGCGCTTATTGCCATGGTGCAGTCTTTACAACATGCCAAAAACGGAGTTGATGTCGTCTCTCAAAGTCGG ATAAGAACACATTTTTCAAGACCTAACTGGAAGAGAGTATTCAACACTTTGGCAAGCAACCATGATTCTGCTAGAGTTG GTGTATTCTATTGTGGGGCCCCAACGCTTGTAAGACCATTGGAAAGTCTTGCCAAAGAACTTAGCATAGAAACCTCAACTCGCTTCGATTTCCACAAGGAGAACTTCTAA